The Flavivirga eckloniae genomic interval TCTGTACCTGCTGACAATGTAATCTCCAGTGTTTTATTTTGTTGATTTACTGTGGCTTTAACATCATTTATGATAAATGATGTAAGTTCTTTTGCATTACTTCTTTTTACGTCTTCTTTTGAACAAGAAACAATAAACATTAATAATAATGTAATTAGGGGTATTCTAAATATATTCATACTATTTTTTATTTAAAGATTTAGGAACTACAATGTAATTAGTTACAGTTTTTACCGCCATCGGTAATAGTCCAGCCGAAATCATTGATTAGTTTTTGTCTAGCGGTTTCCCCATGACAATAAGTACTGTTAATTCCGCTAAATTTTACTCCTTTTTGTAGTGTAAGCTTACTCCAGACATCTAATAATGTATCGTAATGTTTTGTAGATAGCGTTACGTTTGCAAACATATCTTCCATATCAGTCACCTTAGATACATCCCATTTACTCAAATCCTGTTTAAAATTCATTGCATTCCTAAACATATTTCCCATGCCAGTCACATTAGACACATCCCATTTACTCAAATCCTGATTAAAATTTGTTGCATTCTTAAACATACTTACCATGGTAGTCACCCTAGATACATCCCATGTACTCAAATCCTGATTAAAATTTATAGCTCCAGAAAACATAGAACTCATATCTGTGACGTTAGAGACATTCCACCTACTTATATCCTGATTAAAATTTTTAGCTCCAAAAAACATACTTGCCATATCGGTTACTTTAAATAAATTAGGTGTATCAACAGCATTTACTACTAAATTTTCACAACGAGAAAAAGCACTGTTCATGGAAGTCCATACCTGGCTTCCCCAATTTTCTACACTTTGTATTTTTAAACGAAATCGACCTAGTTCATCTGAAGGGAAATATATTCTTGGAAAATCTCCTGTTATGGAAACGGTATAGGTGCCTGCTGTAGCATAGCTATGAGTTGCACTACCTGTTTGGTTAGTATCTGTACTACCATCTCCCCAATCTACAGAGTAATTATATACTTCTTCTGTTTCTCCATTATTGTCAACACCAAAAAAAATTGGTATCAGAATAGACTCATTGGCTTCGGTGGTTTTCCAGGTTGTTATAAATTCCGGGTTTTCTATTACATTATTATCATCCGATGAACAAGATAACAATGTGATACTTGTTAATACAAGTAATATTAAGTTCCACTGTTGTTTTAATGAAAAATTCATAGTGTATAAATTTTAAGATTATGGTTTAGTGGGTTACTCTTTTATATAATGGCGTATTTTTTGTATTCATTTCTTTATTCTTTTTTTTATTTCAATAGCATATTCGTATCCATTAAGATGGATGAGTTTTTATACTATTGAAATTTTTAGGGTTATTGGATTATAACTTTACTATATCCTTGTTTCCCTTGTACCGTTTTAACTTTTATCATAATTATTGGTCCAGGAAGTCTTTCTGTTTTTATGGTATTATTTTTTTGTTTTAGAAATTGCCTACCTGTAATATCAAAACAGGCAATTTCACTTATTGCTTCGTCTGCATCAATAATCAACTCATTGTTAGTATGACGTACAGATATTTTAACTTTTTGATTTTCTGTTACGGTAACATCAGGAATGTTTAAAGTATGGTTCTGTAAGTTTTGCGCAAAGAGCCAATCCATTACAGCTTGGTTGCCATAGGTTTTGGTCCAGGCATCATGATTTCCTTTCTTATAAAGCGTAAAACACATGTTTTGCTCTGGTTTTATAACGCCCATAGCAGCGCTCCAGCTTTGGTTCTCTATATCGAATTGCATCGTATAATCTGTATTGGCAACTGTGTTACCAGGTCCAAAAGGATATACATCCATCACGCTACCAGAGGTATTAGCTATTCTATTTACATTATCTATGGTCAAGCCTTTTCCAACTGAACGATCTAAGAAATTATGATGCGCCCAAACAGGTACTTTTTGTAGAAATGCTGAAGGGTTTCCTATTCTATTTGCGCCACAAATAGGCACTATAGCTGCAATTTTATCAGGATGAGCTTCTGCTGCTCTCCACGTACCACCACCACCGGCACTTAATCCTGTTACATAAACTCTATCTGTATCTACGGGGTATTTTGATATAAAATAATTATACAACCTTAAGAAGTCTGCACCATTAAAATAACCATAGGTCGCTTGCGGAGATATTACAATAGCTGGATAATGCCTTCCTGCTTCAATTCTTCTTGGAGGGCCATTTTTAAGGACTTTTGCCAAATCGCTAGATCCATTTCCTTTTTCGCCAATGCCATGGTAAAAGAAAACTATAGGGTATTTTTCTCCTGAGGTGGTACTAAAGTTTTGAGGCAGGTACTCATAAAATCCATAAGGCGGGTTATCTACGGCAGTATCCAACCTTACAGCAGTGTGAGAGCCTGCCGTTCCGTAAGGTG includes:
- a CDS encoding BspA family leucine-rich repeat surface protein, yielding MNFSLKQQWNLILLVLTSITLLSCSSDDNNVIENPEFITTWKTTEANESILIPIFFGVDNNGETEEVYNYSVDWGDGSTDTNQTGSATHSYATAGTYTVSITGDFPRIYFPSDELGRFRLKIQSVENWGSQVWTSMNSAFSRCENLVVNAVDTPNLFKVTDMASMFFGAKNFNQDISRWNVSNVTDMSSMFSGAINFNQDLSTWDVSRVTTMVSMFKNATNFNQDLSKWDVSNVTGMGNMFRNAMNFKQDLSKWDVSKVTDMEDMFANVTLSTKHYDTLLDVWSKLTLQKGVKFSGINSTYCHGETARQKLINDFGWTITDGGKNCN
- a CDS encoding carboxylesterase family protein produces the protein MKKFIFSLVIVLSSFCVQTNAQAPYGTAGSHTAVRLDTAVDNPPYGFYEYLPQNFSTTSGEKYPIVFFYHGIGEKGNGSSDLAKVLKNGPPRRIEAGRHYPAIVISPQATYGYFNGADFLRLYNYFISKYPVDTDRVYVTGLSAGGGGTWRAAEAHPDKIAAIVPICGANRIGNPSAFLQKVPVWAHHNFLDRSVGKGLTIDNVNRIANTSGSVMDVYPFGPGNTVANTDYTMQFDIENQSWSAAMGVIKPEQNMCFTLYKKGNHDAWTKTYGNQAVMDWLFAQNLQNHTLNIPDVTVTENQKVKISVRHTNNELIIDADEAISEIACFDITGRQFLKQKNNTIKTERLPGPIIMIKVKTVQGKQGYSKVIIQ